The DNA region ATTTTCTCTCCATCATCGGGCAAGATTTTGCCGCCGGGCAGGTGCGCGCCACCCTGGCCGCCGACCCGATCAGCGATGACTATATTCTCAGTCAGATCCCACACACCCCGCAATCTGTCATCATTTACGATGAAAGCGGCAGGCGGCAGATCCATGTTGATCTTAAGGATATTCAGGAGCAAACCTACCCCGCGGCGCGCTTCGAGCAAGCCATGCAACGTAGCGATCTGCTGGCGTTGTGCAATATCAACTTCTCGCGCCCCATGCTGCACGCGGCCCGCAAAGCCGAGAAATTCATCGCCAGCGATGTGCATACCATCGGCGACCTGCATGACGATTACAACGCCGATTTCATGGCCGCGGCGCATATTCTCTTTATGAGCGATGAAAATCTGCCCATGCCGCCCGAAAATTGGGCCAAAGCCTTGCTGCAAACGTACGCCAACGAAATTATCGTCATTGGTCTGGGTGCCGAAGGCGCACTGCTTGCCGTGCGCAAAGACAACTTCATCGGACGCTTTCCTGCCGTGCAGGTGCGTCCCATCGTTAACACCATCGGCGC from Chloroflexota bacterium includes:
- a CDS encoding carbohydrate kinase family protein, with the protein product MPRILVSGLINIETTLRVDGFPIQYSPVRYPFHGVNSSVSGVGYNLAKALTHLGHRVDFLSIIGQDFAAGQVRATLAADPISDDYILSQIPHTPQSVIIYDESGRRQIHVDLKDIQEQTYPAARFEQAMQRSDLLALCNINFSRPMLHAARKAEKFIASDVHTIGDLHDDYNADFMAAAHILFMSDENLPMPPENWAKALLQTYANEIIVIGLGAEGALLAVRKDNFIGRFPAVQVRPIVNTIGAGDALFSAFIHSYLHNANPYTAIRKANLFAGYKIGAISAAEGFLGANELEE